The genomic segment ATACCATCTCTTGGCGTTGCACTAGATCGGGATAGCGTTGTTCAAACTGTGCATCAGGCGGTAGCAGAAGTTCCCATTTTTTCTCCGAATTAGTTTTTGCCACGGACTGCAGCACCTCCAACGCCTCTTCAGGTGGTAACTGTGTGGCAAAAACTACTTGTGGTCTATATAGATATTTTGTGCGGGAAAAACGAAATAGCTGAAAACCCAACAATATTCCATTACTTAGAAAACACGttcttatatacatatataacttACAACATAATCTCGACCTCTTATCATTAGTTCAGACTTTACACCATTTGCATTTGATAACATTTCGTTTGGATACAAAATCTCTGATTGTGGTACCCAATTTCCATGTATTAAGATTCCAACTTGTGGCAAAGTTCTTAAAACTTTTTCTATTGTTACATTAGCATCTACTCCGTCCTGCAGTATGGACATAACATCATCAAATGACAACATCTTGCCATCTTTAAGAATAACCTTAAGCTGATCTATTAGGGGCAtagactttaatttggccttgCTTATAACTCGGGCGGGCAAAACGGCATCAATACCCTGATCTTGTCCTTCGGCAGGCAGAAGTTTTTCAACATACTTTTGTGTTTCCAGTCCTAAAGAATGACTGCTCTGTCTGTTTGTTGCGAACATTTTTTGACGCTCCAACTCTGCTGTTGGTGACGTTCTTGAATGCCAATAAGTTTCGCACCACGGTTCATCGACACTCTTTTTCATAAAACTATCGTAGCCTTGACGTTCTTTTACCTTTTTGCCTCCTGACCTGGCAAACTTTACAGTAACTTGCTGtaattcttcatcgtcatccTCTTCGTTAAGGGCTTTCTGTTCCGCTTTGTTACGCTTGTCTTCCTTATCGAAATACGAGAAGGATGGTCTCAATTGTAAAATTGAAGTTAACGGAGACAAATGTATTTCCTTGTCGGCATATATTCCCACAATATATTTACTAACATCGTCTAAGGATGTAGAACTTACAAAGGCCTGCTTGTCCATAATACCCCGTTTAAATGTAGGTCTCTCTCCTTTAGGCTGCGATTTGCCGTCTGCTGCCAAAGCCATTTGCTCACCTTTGAAACGATCATAGAAAAGTGACTCGGTGTCAAGAGCGAAATCTACTTTAACCTCTTTATTTATGGGCTTTACGCAGCAATTAACCACTGCAGCATTTTCGAAGTTGGAAACTTGTGTTTTAGTTGGATACTGGAAAAGGTACAACTTGTCCTGAAGGTTTTTCGACAAAAACACCGGaatcttaaaagaaaatattttgtttaccgTGTTGCTTTTAACAAAACGATGATTTGTTACCTCTTCGATCACGTCGTCGTCTTCAGCATCACAGCCTGCCATTATTTACACATAAATTAGCTCCAATTTGtttaaaatgaattaaaaaacaaaacaaacgctGAATCCCATAAGCCATGCCCATACCATGTGTTGGATTTTTATTGACAGTTGACAACGTATCAACGTACCGGTACTAGTTCGTATCAGCCACCCATGGTAAAATTAAGAGGTATTATCATAGGCACAACAACGAAAATCCTCCCCTTTATGAAACTACAAATGCCGTAAAtgcaaatgtcaaagtggttttaagGCTCTATtgcacggcatgtagttgtcttatgataTGTTAAATGTAGCACATGTTGTGTCGTGGGAAataaacgaaactaacatatgaaaaacaCTTCCCAAAATATCtctgccgtgtaatagcgcctttagaaataaactttgttttacaatttatcttcttcaaatgtgttttgttgtattttcatcattataacactgttttgttacttGGAATATCGGAGCAAATAAATTTACGTTTTTAAGTCTTAGAAAAAATAACATCTGTTTTAAGaagcatttgacatttagatttattgcaaaatcgagacatacaatatataaaaaaaatacttagcTGTTCGTAGGACCTCACCTTATAACTGCATCCCGTCAGTTACCAGCTGCAACGTCGTTGCTCTTGTTATCGGCGTGTCAGCGATATGGCCCAAATTATTGGCCTTTCATGCAGACCATTTGAACTTGCTAAGTTATTTTTGACAGAAAGTGGAGGAtgattaatgcgcctttttcgTTCGAACGAACTCttaataattttaaatgttCATTCTCCCCTTGAATGTTTCTTATCGAACAAGGCGAACAACTGTTATCAGCCggtcaggtttgacggtattaagatgccagatttttgtttgcgttctctttgttgttatcttctttctcgcatattctctgatCATTTACACGCacaaaaatttcatgacgagaTGGCGGATTACTCCATATGAttagtggttgttgtacaaatgtgaCCATCTTTAATTTAATAGAATTGTCTGTAATAATCGGCGGTGCTTATACATGTTTTTGACAGACGAAATGTATTGTAGGTTTTAAATAAGGATGAGGGGTTTTCTGTCAATGGCTTTCAttcttgtttatttattttgagcataaaaatatttataataacaGTAATTATTTGCCATGTCGTTAGTTGCATATGACGATAGCAGTGATGGCGACTCAGAATATGAGGATAACAAGGAACCCGAAACGCTTACGACCAAGCCTTTGGCAGAAAGTGGCCAAATaagcgatgatgatgatgaatatTTGCACCAATCGGAAGAGGAGccaagaaaaacattttctctTTCCTTGCCAAAACCTCATAAGGAATCCACTATTCAAGAAATAGTGGGGCAGTTATCGACGACATTTTCTGCCTTAccaaccccaaaaacgctaCAAACAGATGCTGTAGAAGAAGATGATgaatatttacataaaaaagATAAGTTTGTTAGTTCTGAAGTGAAACCACCGCCTATAAATAAGGGACCAGTAAAAATATCCATACCCTCGCTAAAAGACTTTCAAGATGTTCAGGAGGAGAGAaaagaaaaggcaaaaataaattctgaTGTCAAGGGCAGAGACCTATCGAAAGGTTCAGGTCTATTGAGTATACTACCTAAGGCGAAGTCAGAAAGAGATTTCTCAAAAACGGATTGTAATCAACAAAAAGACAATGTTGATGTGCCCACAAAGACCTCTCACTTTACTTCATCACTTGTTCCGGATACAGTCAAGTATCGACGTCCGGCTTACAGCACCGAAGGTATTAACGATGACGTTAAGCCAATTAAGAAAATAACTCCACAAAGAAAATCGCACACTGCTGCcataaaagatgtcgaagaagaTGAGGACGATGACAAAAATGGGGTAAAGAATGAAAATGATTTCTTTTCACTTAATAATGATAACTTTAGTCTTCCCGACATCTGCTCAAATGAAATTAACATGATGGTAGCTAAGAAGGCTGCTAAAATAGCAGAAGCTTCCAAGAATTATCTAAAAGAGACAGAGAGTAATTCTACAATTGAGCAAGAAGTTGCAAACAGGAATCAGCTTGAATTAGAAGCAGCAAGAAAACGTTACCAAGAAAGCCAATTAGACTCTGAAGCTACTCAAGCTCTAGTCGGTAGCAGTGCAAAGCGAAGAAAAAACCATGGTGACGGAATTCAAATTGTCGATATAAATAGCGATCAGATTTTGCCGGACCGAGAAGAATGGATGCGCAATGCCTTGGCTTCCTCAACAACCTATCAGCCCACTGGTGTATTGGTAGACGAAGAACCGCAAGCTGGCACACGGCGCAAACATCAAATAACGTACTTGGCGCATAAAGCAAAGGCGAACGAAGCTGAACTGCAAGCCATGTGGGCAGCTAATCGTCAAAATAGAAGAGCTACACAGAGTAAATACGGATTCTAACAACGgcataaaaataataaacaatggCACGTAAAATAAACCTCTTTATTGTATGAAATAAAGTACTATTTTTAAAATGATAAATAAAAGCTCCTTGCTTGTTTTTCTTCTCTACTTGAGTACTCCTGGTATAACTTACAAGCTAAACAAATGTTCCGTGCATTCATCGTTGCTGGCCGATTTCTCATGTCACCACGGTTCTATTTTATTAAGTCGTCCGAAAACATAAACCACAGATGCGGATAATAGAGTCCATATGGGTATCATAGTTACAAATATAGATATTTCAAGCTCTGGATACTCCAGCGTCAAGCAAATCATTAATTGCGAAGCAATCTTTAGAAGAACACCTCCAATGTAAAATTGATAATTGATTAAAAGCTCCTTCAAACGTTTCAGGTTACGCCATTTTCGAACAATTTTTATTATCACATATATTATGAGAATGCCATCAAATACCCACAAAGGAATGAATACTAGGAACCAATTCCAATGAGTGTGAGGCTCTAGTCGCAGGCAGACAAGTATCAAGAAGACCAGGACAATAAACCAAGTGAACAAAGCTCTATGAGCCAAAGTCATATCTGGTCTATAGATCCGTTG from the Stomoxys calcitrans chromosome 1, idStoCalc2.1, whole genome shotgun sequence genome contains:
- the LOC106093338 gene encoding proline-rich protein PRCC, with translation MSLVAYDDSSDGDSEYEDNKEPETLTTKPLAESGQISDDDDEYLHQSEEEPRKTFSLSLPKPHKESTIQEIVGQLSTTFSALPTPKTLQTDAVEEDDEYLHKKDKFVSSEVKPPPINKGPVKISIPSLKDFQDVQEERKEKAKINSDVKGRDLSKGSGLLSILPKAKSERDFSKTDCNQQKDNVDVPTKTSHFTSSLVPDTVKYRRPAYSTEGINDDVKPIKKITPQRKSHTAAIKDVEEDEDDDKNGVKNENDFFSLNNDNFSLPDICSNEINMMVAKKAAKIAEASKNYLKETESNSTIEQEVANRNQLELEAARKRYQESQLDSEATQALVGSSAKRRKNHGDGIQIVDINSDQILPDREEWMRNALASSTTYQPTGVLVDEEPQAGTRRKHQITYLAHKAKANEAELQAMWAANRQNRRATQSKYGF
- the LOC106093339 gene encoding transmembrane protein 60, which codes for MTLAHRALFTWFIVLVFLILVCLRLEPHTHWNWFLVFIPLWVFDGILIIYVIIKIVRKWRNLKRLKELLINYQFYIGGVLLKIASQLMICLTLEYPELEISIFVTMIPIWTLLSASVVYVFGRLNKIEPW
- the LOC106093334 gene encoding DNA-directed RNA polymerase III subunit RPC5, which codes for MAGCDAEDDDVIEEIPVFLSKNLQDKLYLFQYPTKTQVSNFENAAVVNCCVKPINKEVKVDFALDTESLFYDRFKGEQMALAADGKSQPKGERPTFKRGIMDKQAFVSSTSLDDVSKYIVGIYADKEIHLSPLTSILQLRPSFSYFDKEDKRNKAEQKALNEEDDDEELQQVTVKFARSGGKKVKERQGYDSFMKKSVDEPWCETYWHSRTSPTAELERQKMFATNRQSSHSLGLETQKYVEKLLPAEGQDQGIDAVLPARVISKAKLKSMPLIDQLKVILKDGKMLSFDDVMSILQDGVDANVTIEKVLRTLPQVGILIHGNWVPQSEILYPNEMLSNANGVKSELMIRGRDYVLFRFSRTKYLYRPQVVFATQLPPEEALEVLQSVAKTNSEKKWELLLPPDAQFEQRYPDLVQRQEMVWRATEQTYNEMDHEKSPKRARKRSQRDSKTYSASVVLSTDTSASTS